A genomic segment from Aspergillus chevalieri M1 DNA, chromosome 7, nearly complete sequence encodes:
- a CDS encoding uncharacterized protein (COG:F;~EggNog:ENOG410PMHQ;~InterPro:IPR035994;~go_function: GO:0003824 - catalytic activity [Evidence IEA];~go_process: GO:0009116 - nucleoside metabolic process [Evidence IEA]): MVFTGDIGLSAGALLTGTQKLAAMLVEGNLDLDFIVRQTFNKSPKITTEYQRPHERPDRLYKSEYNHDDSCDCQLDCAQNLSRLVNRPERNDYCVEVHCGNIGSADIVVKDALSRDNYAREFRLLCFEMESAGLMSKLPCLPIREICDYSDSHKNKHWQGYAAATAAVYAKSLLKVIPPENVLQTRITMDKTELERHIRSIIRDVQRVATSRSVDEDSQIRFKQFRTIQPITVAETGISKPGT, from the coding sequence ATGGTTTTCACAGGGGACATCGGCCTGTCCGCAGGGGCCCTGTTGACCGGCACGCAGAAGCTGGCAGCGATGCTTGTCGAAGGAAATCTGGACTTGGACTTCATCGTTCGACAGACATTCAACAAAAGCCCGAAGATCACAACCGAATACCAACGACCACATGAAAGACCCGACCGCCTGTACAAGTCCGAATACAATCACGACGACTCCTGTGACTGCCAGCTGGACTGTGCGCAGAATCTCAGCAGACTTGTGAACCGACCGGAGCGAAACGACTATTGTGTCGAAGTGCACTGCGGCAATATTGGCTCGGCAGACATAGTTGTCAAGGACGCGTTGTCTCGAGACAATTATGCCCGCGAATTCAGGCTTCTATGCTTCGAGATGGAATCGGCTGGCCTGATGAGCAAGTTGCCCTGTCTCCCGATCCGAGAGATTTGCGATTACTCCGATTCGCACAAGAATAAACACTGGCAAGGATATGCTGCggccaccgccgccgtctACGCAAAGAGCCTGCTTAAGGTCATCCCTCCCGAGAATGTGCTCCAAACAAGAATTACCATGGACAAAACAGAACTTGAAAGACACATTCGTTCGATTATCCGTGATGTACAGCGAGTGGCAACATCTCGTTCAGTCGATGAAGATTCCCAAATCCGGTTTAAGCAGTTTAGGACCATCCAACCGATCACTGTCGCCGAAACGGGCATCTCCAAGCCGGGCACCTAG
- a CDS encoding uncharacterized protein (COG:M;~EggNog:ENOG410Q18J;~InterPro:IPR035994;~go_function: GO:0003824 - catalytic activity [Evidence IEA];~go_process: GO:0009116 - nucleoside metabolic process [Evidence IEA]), whose protein sequence is MLPSHGNFAVGWIAAIHKEYVAARQVLDEVYEDLEFPRPAEDLNSYTLGRMERHYVVIACLPSGSYGAQAAAEAVERMKSSFPMIRFVLMVGVAGGAPTQADVRLGDVVGT, encoded by the coding sequence ATGCTCCCCTCGCACGGAAACTTCGCGGTTGGCTGGATTGCCGCAATACACAAAGAGTATGTGGCAGCACGACAAGTCTTGGATGAAGTATACGAAGATCTTGAATTCCCACGCCCGGCCGAAGACCTCAACTCCTATACACTGGGACGCATGGAACGACACTATGTGGTGATAGCTTGTCTTCCATCCGGCTCCTACGGCGCCCAGGCTGCCGCAGAAGCCGTTGAGAGAATGAAAAGCAGCTTCCCGATGATACGCTTTGTCCTCATGGTGGGAGTCGCTGGTGGGGCGCCGACCCAAGCAGATGTTCGCCTCGGAGACGTCGTTGGAACTTGA
- a CDS encoding uncharacterized protein (COG:M;~EggNog:ENOG410Q18J;~InterPro:IPR035994,IPR002110,IPR027417,IPR036770, IPR020683;~PFAM:PF13857,PF12796,PF00023,PF13606,PF13637;~go_function: GO:0003824 - catalytic activity [Evidence IEA];~go_function: GO:0005515 - protein binding [Evidence IEA];~go_process: GO:0009116 - nucleoside metabolic process [Evidence IEA]), with product MVGIGGGVPKSVRLGDVVVSTPTDEFGGVVQWDFGKVQQESTFKRTGALNRPPTELLSALTKIEKEHTMKGSKIPQYLKDLETNWPRLAPKYTRSKSLKDVLFKADCKHIENTKESQEKYDNEEEDEEDEEEKEANYCIHCDQTKIVRRKPRDMRVHYGLIASGNLVVKDAPFRDEINKTLGGKVLCFEMEAAGLMNDFPCLVIRGICDYADAHKNKNWQEHAAAVAAAFAKELLLLVPAQEVEQMPTIKQLENQLEGVSNAINEIRSHQRDYQRDQKSQAIIDWLTPMNYAAQQNDFIAQRQEGTGEWVLESSEFQLWLKQTNQTLFCPGMPGAGKTIITSIVVNHLHDKFRNEPSIGIAYLYCTFQQQQEQRPVDLLTNLLKQLIMGQPTIPNAVKDLYDRHKPKQTCPSLSEIRNTLHQVAAFYSRTFIVIDALDECRATHDGRDMFMQEIFNFQADIKANLFATSRFIQEIEAKFQKVIRLEIRADDTDVQRYLHAKLQNCPSLISQNDSLQEQIKNKIAKAVDGMFLLARLYVDSLACQTTTKKVKRALQELETTVEEKNDDKRSKALDDAYEKAMQRIQGQIQQHEELAKQVLSWISCAKRRLTSAELQHAIGVEENTSEFDSDNIVDVGLMVSVCAGLVIVDKESDIIRLVHYTTQEYFERTWECWFPNAHIDMTKACITYLSFEVFKAGYCPTEDALRERLQLHVLYDYASQNWGHHAGKSPIQGEKLMLDLLEDTAKVFACSQAMLSQIFFVTETKMTGLHLAAYFGLWKPASILLGKNHDIESEDKYGRTPLSLATRNGHEAVVKLLLEKNANVESKNEDGRTPLIIAIRNGHEAVVKLLLEKNANVESKDKYGWNPLIIAAEYGHEAVMKLLLEKNTSTESKNEYCNTLVLQSVGNRDSTDQMF from the exons ATGGTCGGTATCGGTGGCGGAGTACCAAAGTCTGTCAGGTTAGGTGATGTGGTAGTCAGCACCCCCACCGACGAGTTTGGCGGAGTAGTGCAGTGGGATTTCGGGAAAGTTCAACAAGAGAGCACTTTCAAACGCACAGGAGCATTGAACCGTCCTCCTACGGAGCTACTCTCTGCGCTGACGAAAATTGAGAAGGAGCATACAATGAAAGGTTCTAAGATACCGCAGTATCTTAAGGATCTGGAGACCAATTGGCCCAGACTCGCGCCGAAATACACCAGATCTAAGTCGTTAAAAGATGTGCTCTTTAAAGCAGATTGCAAACATATTGAGAACACCAAGGAGAGCCAAGAGAAATATgacaatgaagaagaagatgaagaagatgaagaggagaaagaggcgAATTATTGCATTCACTGTGACCAGACCAAAATTGTCCGCAGAAAACCGCGGGACATGCGCGTGCATTATGGCCTTATTGCATCTGGCAACCTGGTGGTCAAAGATGCGCCGTTTCGGGATGAGATCAACAAGACACTTGGCGGCAAAGTTCTCTGCTTTGAGATGGAGGCAGCAGGTCTGATGAATGACTTCCCATGCCTTGTTATCCGAGGTATTTGTGATTATGCAGACGCGCATAAGAACAAGAACTGGCAGGAACACGCAGCGGCTGTTGCAGCAGCATTTGCCAAGGAGCTTCTCTTGCTGGTACCAGCGCAGGAGGTGGAGCAAATGCCTACAATCAAAC AGTTAGAAAATCAGCTTGAAGGAGTGTCCAATGCCATCAATGAAATTCGCTCCCATCAACGAGACTACCAACGGGACCAAAAATCTCAAGCCATTATTGATTGGCTTACGCCAATGAATTATGCCGCTCAGCAAAATGATTTCATTGCCCAACGACAAGAAGGCACTGGCGAGTGGGTGTTAGAATCAAGTGAATTTCAGCTCTGGCTCAAGCAGACCAATCAGACTCTTTTCTGTCCCGGTATGCCAGGAGCGGGTAAAACCATCATCACATCTATTGTTGTCAACCATCTCCATGATAAATTTCGAAATGAGCCTTCTATTGGTATTGCATATCTATATTGCACcttccagcagcagcaggaacagAGGCCAGTTGATCTTCTTACAAACCTCTTAAAGCAATTAATCATGGGACAGCCTACTATACCTAACGCTGTGAAGGACCTTTATGACCGACATAAACCTAAGCAAACTTGTCCTTCGCTCAGTGAAATCAGAAATACACTTCACCAAGTTGCAGCTTTCTATTCAAGGACTTTTATTGTCATTGATGCACTGGATGAATGCCGAGCCACTCATGATGGCCGTGATATGTTCATGCAAGAGATCTTCAACTTCCAAGCAGATATTAAGGCAAACCTTTTTGCAACATCACGATTTATTCAAGAAATTGAAGCAAAATTTCAGAAAGTCATCAGACTTGAGATTCGCGCTGATGATACAGATGTGCAGAGGTATCTACATGCCAAACTACAGAATTGTCCTTCTTTGATTTCACAGAATGATTCTCTCCAGGAACAGATTAAAAACAAGATTGCCAAGGCAGTTGACGGAAT GTTTCTGCTCGCGCGGCTCTATGTTGATTCCTTAGCCTGTCAGACCACAACTAAGAAGGTAAAGCGGGCGCTCCAAGAGTTGGAGACCACGGTTGAGGAAAAAAATGACGATAAAAGGTCCAAAGCATTAGATGATGCTTATGAGAAAGCTATGCAGCGAATCCAAGGTCAGATACAACAACATGAAGAGCTTGCTAAGCAGGTTTTATCATGGATCTCCTGTGCTAAGAGACGTCTGACATCTGCTGAGCTTCAACATGCTATTGGTGTTGAGGAGAATACATCTGAGTTTGATAGTGATAATATTGTGGATGTCGGACTCATGGTCTCTGTATGCGCTGGCCTGGTGATTGTTGATAAGGAAAGTGACATTATCCGTTTGGTCCACTACACCACACAAGAATACTTCGAGCGGACTTGGGAATGTTGGTTTCCCAACGCCCACATTGACATGACAAAGGCATGCATCACCTACTTGTCATTTGAAGTTTTCAAGGCAGGATACTGCCCAACAGAGGATGCTTTGAGAGAAAGATTACAGTTACATGTTCTTTATGATTATGCATCACAAAATTGGGGACACCACGCGGGCAAATCTCCCATTCAAGGAGAAAAGTTGATGTTGGACCTTCTCGAGGACACTGCCAAAGTATTTGCCTGTAGCCAGGCTATGTTATCCCAAATATTCTTTGTAACTGAAACTAAGATGACAGGTCTGCACCTTGCAGCATATTTCGGACTTTGGAAACCCGCGTCAATTCTGCTTGGCaagaatcatgatattgaaTCCGAGGATAAATACGGCCGGACTCCGCTCTCACTTGCAACTCGAAATGGGCATgaggcagtggtgaagctCCTGCTTGAGAAGAATGCCAATGTCGAATCTAAGAATGAAGATGGCCGGACTCCGCTCATAATTGCAATTCGAAATGGGCATgaggcagtggtgaagctACTGCTTGAGAAGAATGCCAACGTCGAATCCAAGGACAAATACGGTTGGAATCCGCTCATAATTGCAGCTGAGTATGGGCATGAGGCAGTGATGAAGCTGCTACTTGAGAAGAACACCAGTACTGAATCTAAGAATGAATATTGCAACACCCTGGTCTTACAGTCGGTGGGGAACCGGGATTCAACAGACCAAATGTTCTGA